The DNA region CACTCACACTTGTGGCCGCGCCGGCCCTGCTCGTCGTGTTGCCTCGGGACAAGCGCACTTGGGTCCGGTGGCTCTTGGGAGTGGCGCCCGTGGGTGGCGCGATCGCGATTGTGCAGTGGTGGCTGTATGGCAGCCCGTTCAGGACGGGCTACGGCAGCGCAGCCGGGCTCTTTACCACCACCAACCTGTTGGCCAACGCCGTGGCCTACGCGAAGTGGCTCCTGATCATCCATTCTCCGCTGTTTCTCGTCGCGCTCGCCGTTGGCGCCTGGCGTGCGCCGCGTCGGCTGGTGACCGTCGCTGCGGCTGGACTCCTGCTGGGTGTGGCGCCTTACCTGTTCAAACTGGCGTACTTCGACGATTGGGATCTGGTTCGCTATGTGCTGCCGGCGCTGATTCCGTGCGTCATCATGGCGTCGGTCGGTGTGGCCTCCGCGTTCGAGCGGGCCATGCCGCGTCTGGTTTTTATCCTTGTACTCCTGCTGGCCACGGCGGGCGCATCAGCCGCGTCGTTCTGGTTCGTGGCCAACCAGGCCACATTCGGCCTCCGCCTCCAGGAATCACGGTACCCGGCCGTTGCCGCGTGGGTCGCCGAACATACGCCGCCTCGGGCCGTGATCCTGGCCGAGGGCCACGCGGGGAGCCTCCGCTTCTACGCGCATCGGACGACGCTGCGCATCGATCAGGTGCCGGCGGGCATGCTGGCGGCGACGGTGAGGAATCTCACGGGCGGGGGCATGGAGTGCTACGCGGCGGTCGATGGTGCCGAGGAGACGCAGGCCTTTCAGCAGCGACTCATCCGGGAACAAGGTCATGTCATCGCTGAGCCGGTCGGCCGGATTCGCGAGACGACGATCCTCAGGCTACGGCAGAAATCCTGATTCAGTGGAGCAGGCCACGCCCCGGCGGCGCTGATTGGGCCATGGCCTTCATCTCGAGCAGCTCGGCGAGCGCGTCGGACCGGCTCGACACGGTGTCGCACTCGAGGAGCGCCTGACGCTCGATCGGTTCGAGGTCCACGTATTGCGCGAGCGCGTTGATCACCTCTTCGTCCGACAGACTGGACGGGAAGGGATGGTCGGGGGCTTCGGTCGACACCGTCAGCAGCCGTTCGAGCTTATGGCGCTGCCGCCGAAGTGCCTCGCGATCGACCGTCGTCATCGTGTCCACCAGGTAGTCGACCCGGGCCAGCCGATACGAGCGCTCGACTTCCTCATCCACGATGCGAAAGCGCTCGATGCCGCGGAGCACGATGTTGTACCGGCCATCGTCCATCTGTTCGACATGGCTGATGAGGCCGGCACAGCCAATCGAGAAGACCGACGGGGACTCGGTCGGTTCGCGGTCCCATCCTGGCTTGAGCAGCACCATGCCAATCAACCGGTCACCTGCCAACACGTCGGCGACCATCTCGCGATACCGCGTTTCGAAGATGTGGAGCGGCAGGAACACGCCGGGGAACAGCACGGCGTTTGGGAGCGGGAAGATCGGAAGCACGGCAGAAAGCATGATGGTGGTCCCGGAGCGACCTCCAATCCTAGCCCGGATTATTCGCGAAGGCCAATAATCCGCCGACGTCGTGAGAAGATAGGTTGATGCGGCCGATCATTTTTGCACACCGGGGCGGCGCGGCGCTGGCGCCTGAGAACACGATGCCCGCGTTCGACAACGGACTGGCATGCGGGGCCGATGGTATCGAGTGTGACGTCCACCTGTCGCGCGACGGTGTTCCGATGATCATGCACGATCCCACCGTTGACCGCACGACCAACGGAACCGGCGCGGTGGTCGATCTGACCGCCGCCGAACTGGCGGCCCTCGATGCCGGCTATCGATTCGCGCGCGACGGGGCCTTTCCTTTCAGGGGTCAGGGCCTCAGCGTGCCGACGCTGCG from Acidobacteriota bacterium includes:
- a CDS encoding LON peptidase substrate-binding domain-containing protein; this translates as MLSAVLPIFPLPNAVLFPGVFLPLHIFETRYREMVADVLAGDRLIGMVLLKPGWDREPTESPSVFSIGCAGLISHVEQMDDGRYNIVLRGIERFRIVDEEVERSYRLARVDYLVDTMTTVDREALRRQRHKLERLLTVSTEAPDHPFPSSLSDEEVINALAQYVDLEPIERQALLECDTVSSRSDALAELLEMKAMAQSAPPGRGLLH